From one Rhopalosiphum padi isolate XX-2018 chromosome 2, ASM2088224v1, whole genome shotgun sequence genomic stretch:
- the LOC132919054 gene encoding uncharacterized protein LOC132919054, which translates to MSEEKIFIEKFGNKYFCLRQRNNIHCQTKTKSNKKNILKPNQSEIEENEIYKTVDKLENMVFYKLSKIKKFKPPTDKKAHFEQKLHEFLRINELAVGILDEIQYSTDVINDLKMVQIIFNHNLTQLQCIQDEQKNMLENMKKEKWSYKDKILKFILCPCCL; encoded by the exons atgtcggaagagaaaatatttattgagaaATTTGGCAATAAGTACTTTTGTCTTCGGCaaagaaataatattcattgtcaAACCAAAacaaaatcgaataaaaaaaatattctgaagcCAAATCAAAGCGAAATTGAAGAAAATGAAATTTACAAAACTGTTGACAAATTGGAAAACATGGTGTTTTATAAG ttgtctaaaataaaaaaattcaagccACCAACTGACAAAAAAGCACATTTCGAACAAAAATTACacgaatttttaagaattaatgaattaGCCGTAGGTATTTTAGACGAAATACAATACTCAACCGATgtgataaatgatttaaaaatggttcaaatcatatttaatcataatctTACACAACTCCAATGCATTCAggatgaacaaaaaaatatgttggaaaacatgaaaaaagaaaaatggagTTATAaggataaaattttaaaattcattttatgtCCTTGTTgcttgtaa